The segment ACTCATCTCCACTTGATCCTTTTCACTCTTTGGACTTTGCTCTTTAGTCAACTTAAAGTGTCCTACAAGTGGACTTACCATCGACTTCGCTTAGTTCGTGTTGAATCTATCTAGCATCTTCTCAACATAGACCTCTTGTGACAACCACAACTTTTCGGATCTCCTATCTTGGGTAATTCTCATCCCCAAGATTGTTCTGGCCTGCCCCATGTCTTCCATCATAGATGCCTGACTTAACTTTACCTTTAGATCATTGATTTTGGCAATATCATATCCCACAAtcagtatatcatcaacatatagcaagagtatgataaaattatcattagaaaattttttcataaatatgcaatGATCAAAACTTGTTCTCTTACATCCATTCTCCATCATAAAGGAATCAAACTTTTGTACCACTATCGCAGTGCCTGCTTCAGctcataaagattttttttcaagCGATACATCAGGTTCTCCTTGCTTTTAATTTTGAATCTTTCCGATTACTCTATGTATATATCTCCTCCTCCAAGTCATCATGAAGGAACATCGTCTTCACACTAAGTTATTCCACCTCAAGATGTAAACAGCCAGTGAGACAAAGGACAACTTCAATAGATGTGAGCTTCACGATGGATgagaaaatctcttcaaaattgaTGCCCTTCCTTTGACCAAAACCTTTCACAATTAATCTCGCCTTTGTACCTTGGTTGTGAACTGTTCTCCTATAGTTTCAATCTGAACACCCATTTATTTTCGAGTGCTTGCTTTCTTTTAGGCATCTTTACCAactcatatatattatttttctgcaaaaaatTCATCTCCTCCATTGTCTTCATCTACTCTTCACTATGCTGGTCTTCCATGCTTTGAAGTAGGACTCAGACTTTCCTGCATCTGTCAATAGCACATAATCTTATGGTGGGTATCTCATGGATGGCCTCCACTCTCTTGTGGATCTCCAGGCCTCTTGTATAGATGGTTCAGCATGCGACTCAGTTTGAATACCATCCCCACTCTCCTCAGCCTCATGACTGTTATGTGTACCATCAGCTGCAATTACTCTCCCATCATCAAAATTCTTTGAAAAAGTATTGGGCAAAAGTTTGCAGGATTGCTCGAGGTCGACTTTAGCTTGTTAGGCTTTTCAAAGTCATTGATCGTCTGATCCTTCAAGAAAATAATATCACGACTGTGCACGATCTTCTGCTCCATAGGATCCCATAGTCGATAGTTGAACTCTCCGTCCTCACTATAGTCTAAGAATatgcactgcttcatcttggcatCTCATTTGGATCTCTCATTTTTAAGATATGCACGAACATCCTATATCCAAAAActtttaaataatcataaaaaatatcttttttcaaTCATACTCTCCACAGTGTATCACCTTTAAGAGCATAGAAAGGAGAAAGATTAATGATGTGGACCGCAGTCATCAATATCTCTCCTAATAATATCTTTGGTAGTTTAGCATGAGAGAGCATGCTCCTAATCCTCTCACAGATCGTGCTGTTCATCCTCTTAGCAACCCCATTTTGTTGCGGCATTTACTGTCTCCTCCAATTTGATGGCATTCTCTTGATGCATATTTTTTGAAAGGATCCCTATATTTACCTCTATTGTCCGTCCGTATGCACTTCAGCTTTCGCTCAATCTCTGTTTCAATGGAGATATAAAATTACTTGAATATATCAAGCACCTGATCCTTCATTTTCAAAATATATGTCCAAATTTTTCAAAAGTGATCATCAATAAAGGTTACGAAGTAAGAGCATCCATCAAGAATTTTATCACTCATAGAACAAACATCAATGTAAACAATATCTAatgcaccaatattttttttaaaaaaaaaagttctgaaaaaaaatttaagtttgtTTATCTATCAGGCAGTTTTCGTATGTCTTTAATCTAGAACTATCAGTAGGAAGAGCATTCTTCTTAGCCAAAATTGACATCCTCTTTTGGCTCATATATCCCAGTTGCCGATGCCATAATTCTGAGATAGAAGATTCTTTCGCTGCATTCAGCTTCTTATCGAGCTTAGTTTGTATGAAGTAGAGAGAGCCTTGTTTGAATCTCTGGCTACTACTAGTGATTTTTTGATCAACTTCCACTTGTCATCTCCAAACATACTGTAGCAGCCCTCCTCGTCTAATACTCCTATCGACAATAGGTTCAAGTAGATATCTAGTACATATCGAATATTTTTTAATGCTAGCCTATACCCCAGGCTCATGATTAGCATGTCTCCGACGTCAATAATTTTTGATTCTCCATCATTTTCTATCTTTACCGTCTCAAAGTCACTAGAATGATAAGATGAGAATAATTTCCGTCTCACTGTAACATGACACATAATGGCTGAATCAATCACCTAAGTAGAGTCTGGGTCAATAGTACTTGTAAGACCATCGTCTATTATGCCACAAACAACGATTATCTCTCCACTCGAAGCTACTGCTATCATCTCATAGTCTGAGCTAGAGTCATCATTTGATTTGTTCTTCGGCTTCTCCTTTTTAATAAttgacaatccttcttaaagtgGTCCCATTTGTCACAGTTGTAACATCTACCACTTCAGAACTTGGATCTCTCCCATAATTTAGCATGGCCATCCAAGTTAGATGGGGAGACATGTGCttgcttcttccctttctttccgtGACGAGGGCCTCATTGTGGCTGGAGACCCCTTGCTCCTTCCTGTCGACCTCCTCATTAAGCATACATTCTTTCATCATTGTCGAGGCTATCATACCCTTTGATGAAGAATTGCTTAGAGATGCCACCAGAGTCTTCCAACTGTCGGACAAAAAACTCAACAATAATAGGGCCTGGAGCTCCTCATCTAATGCCATTTTTATTACGACAAGCTGGTTTATCACATTCTGAAAGTTGCTTAGATGCTCCGTCATAGAAGTCTCCTCCTAATATTTCATGTTCATCAGTTTTTAAATTGGGAACACTTTGTTCTGCGCCATTTTTCTCTCGTATGGgcttttcaatttcaattaaaggGTATGGGTATTAACCTTCATTAAAATATGATGGAAGACGCTATCATCAATCCATTGCTAGATGAGCTCAATAGTTTTGCGATTCAGTTTCTCCCATTTTCTATCTGATATCTTATTGGGCTGAGCAATAACTCTTCCAATTAGATCGTAAAGATCTTTGCAGTAAAGGAGATCTTCCATGTAAGGTTCCAAATCGAGTAGTTGTTGATATCAGCTTGATCATAGTGCCTGATGAAGATTGATCCTCCATCTATTAGCATCTTAACTCTTTCTTCAATATTCTGGATTCGATgaaaccaggctctgataccatttgttaggATCGTAAGCACTGAAAGATAATAGATAAAGCAAAAGTAGAAACGACGCTAATGATAATACCAAAAGCATAAAGAAATCATAGCACTCGCAAGAATATTTGAATTTTTCTATGGTTCGGTCGAAACCTACATCTATACAGAGACCAGAGTAAGAAGGAGCTTACACTATGATAatagtttaaaatataaaaaaaatcttttctgatacaATACCGAAAATACCGCTTCTGATACAAGAAGAAATCTAGAATTAAATAAATCTCCAGTGGAACCCTCGATGAAATTACTCTAATCTGAGGTGGAGCAAACTCCTCAAATCGATgttctccaatcttctttttttgaATAAAGCACCCTCcaatcctctcttcttcttctctctctctccccttttgGTGGCTCGCGGCCTCTTTATGGCCTCCTTTTTTGTGTGTTCCACGTTCTCACGTCTACTCCACGGACCCTTTTTTATAGACCTAAATTAAAGGGGTTTTGCATCTCTTATTTTCGAGCCACAAAATGACTTCCGCATGCGCTTGGACTCTTTTCCATGTTGTTTTGGTTTCCATGATGGGTCCCAAATGGGAGGGACCACACTAACAGAATTTGATCTCAAAACTAGATGTTTCTCCAAAATCGGATGTTCTAGTCTCATCCTGATTAGAGAAAGGGCTTGAATGAAATCTTAACAAGTGATCAATGAAAATAAGATTGGATACACACACACAAAGTGAGATAAGTTGAAATGAGAGATGCCTAGATTAGGCTTTAGAGAGAAGATTAGATAGAAAGAGATAAAAAGAGGGGTcgaaagagagagaagatggagagagataTGTAGTTGCATGTGTTGCTTTATAGTTGAATAGGTCCATTGCCAAGTTGATAGATTTGGTCCAATCAATACTCTTTGGGATTCCGGTAGCTTTCGTACGAAAGAATGTTTACCTTTGTGACATCAGTCGTGGAAAATTCTTTGCGCACCTCGGACGGTGTAGAAAATTTGATGTAGAGTGCACCGTCTTGCTCGATTGGTTCACGTAGCCATCACTTTCTAACGCATATTTAATACCTGTAGTTctgtttttttgtttgaaatttttaatgataaaaatacacctcctctttgaaaaaatttatgatatcttgtgacatattatgatatttcgtggccaaattatgactttctgtatataaaaattcataatttggtcctagaatgtcataatatgaaagGGGCATTTTTATTCAACCACTTTCTAACGCTCATTTAATgcttgtaattttgctttttcatttgaaattttgaatgaaaaaaatttttttcttctttgtaaaaaattatgacatcctatgacatattataacatcctgtgttaaattataactttctatacgcaggatgttataatatggaagggatatttttgttTGACTACTTTCCAACatatatttaatgtctgcagttctctttttttgtttgaaattttttttattttttctaaaaaattatgatattctacgtcaaattataacttcttatatatgaaatattataatatagacgtaagatgttataatttttttaaaaaatataaaaattttcatcattcaaaatttcatatgaataaataaaattataaatattaaatatatattaaaaaataatataaatctatGGATCAATCAGATAAGATGATATGTTCTACGTCAGATTTTTTATGCCGATGCGGTGCGAAAAGAATTTCCCCATCTGCCGTTAAATAGCTTGATATGAGCTTTGGAATTTGTATTGTTGGAGATTGAGatgctttgagagctgtgcaaAGGTGATCTTGGTGTCGCGAAAGAAGACGAATCATTCTTTCGCGCCAATGATGCATTCGGAACCCCTGAACAAAAGCGCGGTCCGAGACCGTTCTTCCCCCGGAATTCCCTCTCGCTCTCTCAAACCCCCGCCGAAATCGAAGGGCGAGACAGAGCGAAGAAGCCATGAAGTACGGCCTCCTACTCCCTCGCCTCCGCGCTAACGACGGCGCACTACTCTCCTCCCCTCTCCCCGCCGCTTCCCTCGCCACCCACCATCGAAGGCTCCACTTCCCCTCCTTCTCCTCCTTGTTCGAGGTCCCCTTCTCTCCCTCTATCTCTGTTGTATCGGTTTTCTAATCGTTTCTTGTTTGAATATATATATTGGATTGCATTTGTGCTTCACGAAAGACTAGATTCTGAATCATCCTCTTGCGTGAAATCGTTCGATTTTCTATGTCAAAGGAAGCATCTTTGAAGGGCTTTGGTGGCTTCGGGTATGCCTTCTAGTACTCATGGATGTTATAACTTGTGATAATCATCTAAAGACACGCTTACATTGAAATAAAAAGTCATGCCGCTACGTGGCTCCATTCTGGACTTGCTGAATGCTGAGGAAGGAACTTGACTttagttcttcttctagatcttattACTGCAGTTATCTGGAAGTGAatcgttattattattttttaactcCCAAGTGACCAATGAGCTATATTTTCTGAATCAACAATTATCTCTTTCAATGCTTTATCTGTTGTATAACATAAAAAGTGAGCTACTTGAGAATATTTTGCTTCACATAGGTCCTATTTGTATGCTTGTTTAGTGGAAGCCTTTATTTTTATCAAGTTTCTGATGCATTTTTCAGTTATTTTTAGGTGTGCTCCAATCGATTTCCAACTTATATACTTAATTGATGTTCCGCATTATCTTTTACAATCAGATGGGCTGTGGAATTTCTGGAATATTGAGCTATTCCACTGGAAGTTTATTGAATAAAGAAGTTTTTCTGATTCATAATTTCTTTTTACACGAGCCTTGCCTAACTTGACACCGAGAAATGTTTTTGCCATATGACTGTAGTTTTTGTTCAAGGATGCAGCATAAGCTTATGGTTATTGACTCATTTCTCAATGTTGAATTTTATTAACTTTTAGATGTTGAACATATATGGCACAGTACAGAGAAGTTTGAAcatcatttctttctcatctctGCAGATTCAAAATCAGCTTCATTCCTTGTCATCACTTTGCCTCGTGAGTTCTAACATGACAACATGTGAAGCAATGACAGCAAGTACTTGCAAGTATGTACTCAAGCATTGTTGCTTTCATGTAATATAGCACTATTGCATGCAATCTATCTATGAGCAGACATATGTGCGTGCATGTATATGCTGCTCTTTTTCCCCATTGTTGTCAAGGAGATGGATTTTCTTTGGTTAATGGGAAAATCCTACCTGATTTTCTAATTGTGGGCTGTAAAATTGTCTGCTTTGGTAATGGGAACATATGGTGAGATGATCTATGAATGGTTTTGTGGGAGCTGCATTTTCCCTTTCAACTTGATATTGTTATTTGGGAAGAACATTTTTTCCATATAAAGAAGGAATATTCAAGTTTTTGAGAATAAGGAGTATTCAAATTGACTAATTGTTTATATTATTATTCTTTCCATTGCCTCTAACATATCCTTTTGCTTTATCTCAAATGTTTGTGACAATTAATGCATCTCTGCAGGGAAGCTTCTGATATAATTGATTTAAACtgggaaaatattggatttggacTGGTACCAACTGATTACATGTATATCATGAAATCTTCTGAAGATGGAACATTTGCAAAAGGTGAATTGCAGCATTTTGGCCCCATTGAATTGAATCCAGCCTCTGGAGTCTTAAATTATGGACAGGTTATTGTGGCTGAAGACTtatcatttttatatatttatcttGTATAGCTGTAGTGGCACTTTGTGGAATCATGATTGCTTGTCTAAGCATGTTTAGATTTAGTCATCCAAATTGTCACCACATTTCTTTTTAATACCATCGAGATGGTAGTGAATATTTGGAAGAAACTTCATGTATGTGCCTTGTTTCAGAGCTCTGATTAAATGTGATTGCTAGCCATCATGGATTTCCTACTCTGTGTTTCAAGCTTTATAGTCCATGCACAGGAACTGGTCTTGTGTCTTGCAATGTCACTAGTTTCCTTCTCTTTGAGTTCCAAAAGTCTGAGTAATGATGAAAGCTAGCATTTAAGGTCATCTATACAAAGACTACCACACAATCCATAGATAATGACATTCAATGAATTTGTATTATCTCAAACTGTTTATGGTATGGTATATGACATCGATATCTTCGGAGATCAATTCTCTGCAGTTCTTATATCTAAAAGAATATCAATATGTCGTTTTTTAGGGTTTGTTTGAAGGTTTAAAAGCATACAGAAAAGAAGATGGATCAATTCTACTATTTCGCCCAAAGGAAAATGCTTTACGGATGAGGATGGGTGCAGAGCGCATGTGCATGCCTGCACCGACTATTGAGCAATTTATGGATGCTGTAAAGCTCACTGTTTTAGCAAATAAGCGCTGGGTACTGCATAATGTGAATTTTACAATTCATGGATATGTTCCTGTTTTCAAGTCCTAATTTGTCATAATCAGTTTTAATCCTTTGATGCAGGTACCACCTATAGGGAAGGGTTCCTTGTATATCAGACCGTTACTGATGGGAAGTGGGGCCGTTCTTGGTGTTGCTCCTGCTCCTGAGTACACATTTCTTATTTTTGTTTCACCTGTTGGTAACTACTTTAAGGTTGGTTAAAGTACTTTCTTTGCTGTCTCTCATAATTTGCTTTTTAAGCCATAAAAAACTCTATCTTGTATCACCAAAATGTAGTTtctgttgtgggcaggctgtggggggacctcccttaatagtcccacatcgggcaactctggtgtgtgcatgtgcttaagagggatacgagcacaccttccctcacgaggcgccttttgcggggTGAACCCCAAGGCaagggacaaaaccgtgaggccgtctgcgtgacGCCGGGCGGGACAACCCCCGGTGGGGACCACTGGGCACGCTCCCGGTCCGAACCCAGCCAAAGCGGGCAATACTTCGTGGGGCGGAGCGTGCGGTCtccgacgacctgcttgacacGTGCGCACAACAGTTTCAATTCGCGTTGTGGTGCCTCAATTTCTTCTGGGATTGCATGCTTGTTATCTTGTTTTTTTTTGTTCCTCATTGATTTCTTATATGATATAGTTgttcctcattaaaaattatatttgcttctgTCAGAATTCTGTTTTGATCAATGGATAGCCTCTAGACATTTCTGATATTAATTGGCAGCAATTGCTTTGTTAATTACATTTTTTACAACCATTGTCAGGAGGGTTTAGCACCAATAAACTTGATAGTTGAAAATGATTTTCATCGCGCGACCCCTGGTGGAACTGGAGGTGTAAAGACTATTGGGAATTATGCTTCGGTAACTGAGCCTTGTTACACCAGTCtgtttatataataattatcaaCTGTAATTGGTTCCTATCTTTCTTTCATAACTCTGATCCTTTTATGCTTCATGTCTTTCTTTTCTCATTGCAAGTAAACTTGTGTGGATTTCTATGATCATAATTTGTGTGTTTGTTTATTGCTTTGCTTTTTAATGCAATATAAATGCATGTTTCACTTTGTTGCTTCGTGTGTTTCTTGGATATAGGAATGGATATTGGAGCACATGTTTTACAGTTGTCAGATACTTCAATCTGCATATATAAGCAATGGCATAGATATTAGCATTGGCACTCATGTGGAACATTTGATGTGTATTTGAATGTATGCATGCATACTCATATGTTTGGAAACCAAGAGAAGAATCACATAAGATATATAAAACATATTATAATGGATTTACAAATAATCCATAAGATAAAGATATTGTATAGACACTGCtgataaattaaatttaagtagATTAAAGCCATTGGTGGTTTATAACCATGTTCTTGGCATTTCTGGAAATATATAAGCCAATGGACAAAGAACAGAGATtatgaaagggaaaaaaaaaatcaactttgATACTTTAATTAGTATGATTTGGGACACTTTATTTCATGTGAAAGAATATGTAAGGACCAAATAGCACCATTAGATTTACAATTGACATTAGTAACTTGGATGGGTTCTAAGGTATAGGTCCTGTAGGAAATGTAGAGAACTATGGAAAGAGTTAACGAGATTTTATAGGTGGACGTGATCATTGCATCTTCTGGCCATTGTAAGAAATATTTTTgtgaatcaaattattttttaaaatttttaagtttgGTTCCGCCTCCCAAATCGTATAGGTGTATGTAGAGAGTTTATACGAGTTAAAAAGATGGACAAGTGTAACATGAAAAGCAGAATACTTCCACTTAATTGAATTATTTTGCACAGGATTTTAGCCTGCATCATGGGTAGGGTATGGATATTCTTTTATCTTGCTTGCTTGCATCTGGAATTAAAGGAATCAGGAATTAATTGAGGTCATTTTTAGTGGTGGTAGATTAGTTCTGGAGTTGAATTTCCATTATTGATAACTTCTTTGACATGCCGTGGATTACCAAAGTCTCATTTTTGGATTATATGTAGGATCAATGTGATGCATGGCATTatggataaaaaaaaaagttcttgtaTGAGCAGAAAGTTTATTGCTTTTCTGGTTGCTTttattaatttatgaaagaaataTGTTGGATGGAGagcaagaaaaattctttgcAAAAATCATGGGAAGTGATTCTACACTCTCAAGGCAATAAAATTTTCCCTATATCTGTTTTTCAGCTTATTGAGACTTGTTCTTATCTCTTAGACATGTTCATTATCAGTTTAATCATATACTTCTTTGTTCTTTTCCTCCGGTAGAGATTTAATTCTTCATTCTTGTTGATGCTGAATCAATTAAATACAGTCACTGCTGATTTCCATTCTTTGGAAAGCCCTGACTAATAGTTTTTCACATGTATGCTTAGTTCTTACTTTTGTCTATTTGTTAATATCTAGGTGTTGAAGGCACAGAAATTAGCTAAGGAGAAAGGCTATTCTGATGTTTTGTATCTTGACTCTGTTCACAAGAAGTACCTGGAGGAAGTTTCATCCTGTAATATTTTTGTTGTGAAGGTATGGATATCTATGATTTCCGTTTTGCTTGTTTCTGAAAAGGATATGGCATGAAATACTTAAGATGTGGCAGTTGGTGATGGTTTTAGCGAAATACAATGTAACTATACATGAGCACCCAGACATCCTATGAAGAATGTCAAAGGAACCAATCAATTTGGTTTCTGCTAACCAGTGTATCAATCATAGATGAACCATAAAGTAATTGATAGCATGGACAACCTTTATCTCTATATAGGTTTCTAGGTTTCTATTGTTTACATGTTTAGACACTTGAAGGCAAGCGATGGCACATGCCTTCTACACTGAACATTTCTGTCACATGGCAGCATCTATGTTGCCTGGATAACATATGGATACAGATCTAgctttgttgggtggatgtctggccaggacaccacctcccaagatcctttcagtaccacgcgatgcagcaggaagaaagaagaaacaaaacaaaaggaaaaacaatcaaaatacgtggatcagccacaaaaagggctcgcctccacggggcatgcaaacttcactatgaaaagaaaatttttacaagaggagacctcaccctcaacccttgtacacccaattctctctcacctgaagtttccctcacaaaagctctctctctctcttggagacccccctgaacccctgaagagcctggcgaccgctgtccaggagcctcctgctcctctctcacagcgcctcacgcctctctctctcctctggttcgtacggcggtgaGAAAACCGAACCCAACCTTCTCTGTTTCAcgatcaggcct is part of the Elaeis guineensis isolate ETL-2024a chromosome 15, EG11, whole genome shotgun sequence genome and harbors:
- the LOC105058185 gene encoding branched-chain amino acid aminotransferase 2, chloroplastic isoform X2, with the protein product MTTCEAMTASTCKEASDIIDLNWENIGFGLVPTDYMYIMKSSEDGTFAKGELQHFGPIELNPASGVLNYGQGLFEGLKAYRKEDGSILLFRPKENALRMRMGAERMCMPAPTIEQFMDAVKLTVLANKRWVPPIGKGSLYIRPLLMGSGAVLGVAPAPEYTFLIFVSPVGNYFKEGLAPINLIVENDFHRATPGGTGGVKTIGNYASVLKAQKLAKEKGYSDVLYLDSVHKKYLEEVSSCNIFVVKDKIISTPATKGTILPGITRKSIIDVARGLGYQVEERLVSVEELLDANEAFCTGTAVVVSPVGSVTYLGNRVEYGNRGVGAVSQQLYSALTRLQMGLSDDKMGWTVKLN
- the LOC105058185 gene encoding branched-chain amino acid aminotransferase 2, chloroplastic isoform X1 codes for the protein MKYGLLLPRLRANDGALLSSPLPAASLATHHRRLHFPSFSSLFEIQNQLHSLSSLCLVSSNMTTCEAMTASTCKEASDIIDLNWENIGFGLVPTDYMYIMKSSEDGTFAKGELQHFGPIELNPASGVLNYGQGLFEGLKAYRKEDGSILLFRPKENALRMRMGAERMCMPAPTIEQFMDAVKLTVLANKRWVPPIGKGSLYIRPLLMGSGAVLGVAPAPEYTFLIFVSPVGNYFKEGLAPINLIVENDFHRATPGGTGGVKTIGNYASVLKAQKLAKEKGYSDVLYLDSVHKKYLEEVSSCNIFVVKDKIISTPATKGTILPGITRKSIIDVARGLGYQVEERLVSVEELLDANEAFCTGTAVVVSPVGSVTYLGNRVEYGNRGVGAVSQQLYSALTRLQMGLSDDKMGWTVKLN